A single Panthera tigris isolate Pti1 chromosome A3, P.tigris_Pti1_mat1.1, whole genome shotgun sequence DNA region contains:
- the PAIP2B gene encoding polyadenylate-binding protein-interacting protein 2B, with product MNGSSVANTSPNVKSKEDQGLNGHDEKENPFAEYMWMENEEDFNRQVEEELQEQDFLDRCFQEMLDEEDQDWFIPSRDLPPAMGQLQQQLNGLSVSDGHDSEDILSKSNLNPDAKEFIPGVKY from the exons ATGAATGGATCCAGTGTAGCCAATACATCACCTAATGTAAAATCCAAAGAGGACCAAGGATTAAATGGGCACGATGAGAAGGAAAACCCATTTGCAGAGTACATGTGGATGGAGAATGAAGAAGATTTCAACAGACAG GTGGAGGAGGAGCTGCAGGAGCAAGACTTCTTAGACCGCTGCTTCCAGGAGATGCTGGATGAAGAAGACCAAGACTGGTTTATCCCCTCACGAGACCTGCCTCCGGCTATGGGACAGTTGCAGCAGCAGTTAAATGGACTGTCAGTCAGCGATGGCCATGATTCCGAAGACATTTTG AGCAAAAGTAACCTGAACCCGGATGCCAAGGAATTTATTCCGGGAGTGAAGTACTGA